In Mytilus edulis chromosome 8, xbMytEdul2.2, whole genome shotgun sequence, the genomic window attaaaaaatacaatTCCTTCTACAGATAACTCTATGACTGCATTGAGtcatatacaaaaataatcatCCCAATATCGATAGCTTTTATTCATATGTCCACTTTCTAATCTCCACAAAGGATTAGATGATAAGAATTTCTTTTGTTGTCCATTCATAAATTTAAcgaatatattttcaatttttgttatattctAAAAAGATTACTTTGCATTCTTCAAAGCAATTTGTTAATACCACACTATGAAACATTACTCAAACGTCCTGTGTTGTTCAATGGCAAGTGTACATAAAAACCTAAACAACAACGTCAACAAAAATAATCTCTAAACATAGGTTGCAGTTGGACCCCTTCTCAATGGACTTTTCTCGCAGTCTCCTAGAAGAAATCGACGATATGCTGTCCGGAAATTAAGGTCCATCACAGTATACACGATCGGATTTGTACAATATAAGATCCATCCGAGAACAGTTGTCCATAAGTGGTGAATCGGCTTCGAAAATGTTCTATCGTAGACATTTACTATAAAATATGGAAAAGTTCCTAAAAAATATACACCGAATATACATAACATCATCGCTGACAGTCGCAGTGCTCTCGTTTGTGATACGTTGCCATGCCATTGACTTACACGCTTGGAACTACCGTAAGCCACACAGCCTATTCTAGCAtagcaaaatataataaaaatgcatGGAACAATAAAGCCACATGTGACTGTCACAATTCTATTTGATTGGTCTATACCTTTCTCAAAAGTACAAGCTAAAATAGCGGGGACAAAGGTAAATCCTCCCCAGATTCGGAATGATGGCGGAgctgtaaaaagaagtggtaaaATCCAGCCAATGGCTATCGTTATCATTAGCGGTCTTTTCTGTGAAAGATTCTGATACTGTGCTAAATGTACCACATTGAGATACCGATATAACGCAATTATCCCTAAGTGCACCAAAATAACGCCTACAAGTGTGTACCTTATACCACCGGCGGCGCTACAAAACTCTTGTGGTACAGCGTTGCTATGGCGATGAAATATAACTGCCTGCAAGGGCAAAATAAGACCACAATATAAAAATCCAGCAAAACTTAAGCTCCCAATCAAAATACAGTTAATGTTATTCCGTAGACTAGAGAAGCATATTGCTAGAACTGTTATTATGTTTCCCAAGCCTCCGACGATACACAGAATTATCGCGATAATTTCTAGAGTCAGCAATGTTCCCGATTTATCACACCACCATACTGTACATTCCTCGGTTCCGTTCATTATTAAATCATTCAGGAAAAAATGGCGTAAACTGGTGAAAAACTCTGTCATTGGTTTCCTTCAAAAACTCTCATAGTCTTCAACTGTGCCAAATATCTATATGTTATCGAATTACTCTTTGATTTaaattgtttcaattttaaaagtaaactattCGTATTGATCtattaaaatgtatatactagAATTTCTTAATTAAAAGCACTTGCATTCCATGGAAAAATACACTAATGATTCAAGTCATTTCAAATGAAGATAATATATTatcaaacaattcaaaatgaacaCTTTGATAGACACAACTGCCAAGCCTaatcaaacattattttttattctgtAATGTATAACGTTCCACTATATTTTTCAGAGCATTACAAGACGTAAGTCATTCAGACAGCTATTGATTCTATTTCAAAGTTATCCACGTTTATTACTCGGAAGAGTGATCCTATAGTTTTCAGAAAATATAAAGCAACAAATTCTTTAATAAGATCGTAAAAGTTTCATCTATCCTATGAATCAGACATCAGACGTTTTCATGATGACTTCCCGATGAAAGATTATAGGTTGTAATCATCGATGTTTTGTTGTATAACCAGTGATGCGTGTGACTGCGAGATTGCTGTCACGGGGTTAAGTCAAACTTGATCCACACTTGTCATACATGGGGATTGGTTTATCATTCTTTTACACACCTgcaatggaaaaaaaatcaaatttgaaaaagataaaaactGTTTTATTACAGTAACTAAAACATCAACAAATTACCTAATCCCATGCAAACATTTTCTTATGACGTAATGAGGGAAAGATGAGATTTTACGAAAGTTTTCAAATTCAAGGACATGTAGATAGAGTTTAAATTATCTAATATTTTGCCGTCGTTCTTGGTTCTCAAGGGACACTTTCCTACACAAATATTACATGTCTGCTAATAATTCTTAAACCAAGTTATGTCTGAGTAAAAtactttttaaacaatatttgtaatatatcGATGGATAATTTTGACacaaaaactttttaaacaaCCTTTTCCATTAATTGACTCATGTTTAATCATTTTGCTTcttacaaattctaaaatgatGTACCTTCATAATTTATTGATGGTCTATGAAATAAAGGAAAGGCGGGTATTAAAACATTCTAATTTTCAGATCTCGAAACGATATAAATGAACCTTTCAGCCAGTGTTTCCATTCTTTttgaaagttttcaaaacataaaaattgaGTGATATATTTTTAGGGGAGGGATTGTGTTTCGTTGATGTCTACCTTTTGATAACGGAATTTCCGACcagattttcctcggagttgtgtatttttgttataaaacattttactCACATGTTTAATTCATATTTACTTAGGTAACATTTATAAAGAGAGTATCAATCTAAACGTTAATTTATGACATATACAATATCTGTATCTATGTTGCATAACAACTTTCTGGATAATCACCAAAGatatctattttatttaaatagtAAAACATACAAAATTCTTAATGTTAACTGTTTGATCCAGATGATAGATATGATCTCATAGAGAGTGACTGCAATTAAAAAGTAGATATATCTATCTAAGCTTTCATCTTAAAAGTATAACAGCATAAAGTTTCAGTCAACCtcataaatagtttttaaatcgttggttttgccaaataaaaaaaaaaacttttacattaAACAACTTGCATACAACCTTGAAAAGGGTATAAGGAGATacaagtaaaaaacaaaaacccAATAACACTATTAAATAAAGCATAAGACAAACAGAATACAACATACGCCTTTTAACAAAAGGAAAGTATCAATATCATATGCTCAATTCTAAGTAACTCTTTGTTGAGATTGACTGGATCGTGGATTAATGTATAAAGTCGCAACTTGCAAAAAGAAGACGAAAGGTTTATTTAGATTTCTAGTTTTTACAACattaaattaaagaaagtttGATGCGCATTCGATACATGTTCTTTTTGTAAAGTGGTTTTGATGGCAAAATATTTGGGAATCTGAAACCCGAAACTAACGTTAAAGTTCAGACAATTGGAAAAAAGACTacatgtgcctgtctcaagtcagaagcctgtaattcagtggttgtcgtttgtttatttgttgcatatttgtttttcgttcattttttttttttaatataaataaggccgttagttttctcgtttgaaatgttttacagtgtcgtttcggggccttttatagctgactatgcggtatgggctttgctcattgttgaagaccgtacggtgacctatagttgttaatttttgtgtcagattggtatcttgtggacagttgtctcattggcattcatatcacatcttcttttttatttgagcAGTAAAACAAACTCCGCTCAAGGCATCGACTTATTTAATTGATATGTTAGAGTTCTATTGATTATCGCGTTTTCTGCATACGTGGCAGCAGTGAATTtgatgtcatttaaaaaaagtccGTCAACTTTTAAAATTGGAGAAAACGATAACCAACAAGTTAATATCTTCGGGTATAATTTTAATTTGATGATCCAAATATCTGAAATCATAGCACTGTTCGTTCTTCAATTCTCTCGACCATTATAATTATACTTAAAATTCCAAAGGGCAAAAGCgattttcaattgattttgataaattaaattaAGCAGGAGTTTGACATCTGTATTCCTGATTGAATAATATTGGGAAAATAGATCTATCACAATCGTTGATCGTCCAGAATATCCATGAAAGacttgctactggacgttaagcaaaaaacaatcaatcaatcaatcacaataATTGAAACGTCATTCGTACAAAGTTTGGCATATCTTAATGActtatttgattggttaacgaTGATCTTCATCTTAGGCGCATAGATACATCAACCACAGCGTGAAATTGTAATCAGCATATCAATCAATGCATACAATTGATAACAATAGATTCAAATCTATGATGCATTAACAATGTAGTTATATAGAAAGAACGATGCGGATCTTACACAATCAGAAAGTACAACTTAAGTAAATAATGACTGCTTGCAATAATGTTTTGGATGGGTATACGGTATTGGTacaaatgggtttttttttttttttttatcaattacagCATTCAAAACTGTCTTTTACACCATTGTGCAGTATAATGTAATTGGATATCATACTTTCATCACATAATGAATTATCGAGATAAAAAGACCAAACTGCTGAAAGACCTCGTTCCTAAATTATTCTTCATTTTGCATTGACCATGATAATATGCTGCGGTGAATTAGATACATGTAATTGGACTAACGCCCTCATAGATATATAGTCGCCCGCATGGGTGTATACTTGAACGAATCTAGTTTaagttattttgaaataaaaacataaaaataagtaAAGATTGAATATTTTACAATCAAATGAAAAAGTTCCATGACCGTTGAAATTCTTGTTTTGAACCGAAAGTTCAATAATCACTAACAGAGTCAATGCAATGATCCCGTAGATGCATCTGATTTACACTTTATCATATGCATCATTAAAGAGCAATTAAGTTTCAGAAAATCTCTTTTTCAAAAGAAGCATTAATGTGTTTGGGAAAAACCTGAGAGTATTTAAATAACCTTATTGAATGAGCCGTTCTTAAAAAAAGTGCTGATCGGTTTTAGATTGAGCCAAGTAACAAAAAATTCATTCTCATAAATATTCGTATAGAAGTGTATTGAACACATTTATCAGGTCCGGTTTTACTTCTAAAAATGTATTGGGGAGCAGTTTTTAAATACACTTTTCAAACCAGTTACTTAGTTTATCTACTTTATTTGTCCTCAAATCACAAGAGGCTGATGCTGATGTGATGCGGCTTAGAACCTTTCAGAAAATATATTTCTCATCAATCGTGCACTACACCATTACCGGTACAGCAAATTTGAAAGTTATTGAATGTGCAATGGCAATGATTAAAACCGAAACGGAAGCTCTATACGGATATCCGACCTGAATATCGACGCATGTTGACATATAAACCaacaacattttatttatatctatatctcAACTGTCATGTGAACGGAAATTCACTGGCTACTTTGCTCGCTAATACGGTTAAAATTATGAGTTTCTGCCCTGGGCATTGACAGAGTgctattaaaacaaaaacacaataggAGAAGCTACATCTAAATATAGATGATAATAATGTGTCAATAATTTCTCATCGTGAATCTCTCAATCAAATACCTAAAATCGGTATTATTAATCGCTGAAAATCTATAAACCCAAAATTAAGCCAAATCAAGACAAAGGAACAAGAGGACGAG contains:
- the LOC139486103 gene encoding protein trapped in endoderm-1-like, producing the protein MTEFFTSLRHFFLNDLIMNGTEECTVWWCDKSGTLLTLEIIAIILCIVGGLGNIITVLAICFSSLRNNINCILIGSLSFAGFLYCGLILPLQAVIFHRHSNAVPQEFCSAAGGIRYTLVGVILVHLGIIALYRYLNVVHLAQYQNLSQKRPLMITIAIGWILPLLFTAPPSFRIWGGFTFVPAILACTFEKGIDQSNRIVTVTCGFIVPCIFIIFCYARIGCVAYGSSKRVSQWHGNVSQTRALRLSAMMLCIFGVYFLGTFPYFIVNVYDRTFSKPIHHLWTTVLGWILYCTNPIVYTVMDLNFRTAYRRFLLGDCEKSPLRRGPTATYV